Proteins encoded in a region of the Antedon mediterranea chromosome 2, ecAntMedi1.1, whole genome shotgun sequence genome:
- the LOC140039260 gene encoding adrenocorticotropic hormone receptor-like, whose product MIVNNTFRRFKIQYIKAHTKGSLSDMMESNETGSFLCNYSLSGIYYQILGADEYHVNKVLFQITCVIAVLLNVFVILQFIVEKELRKRSHIFTCSLALSDGLFAVFFLISVKIKNASTTSSIIVATVGISASLVSLFTLLAIAVERLLVIVLFPFNPNVNSARKIFFILALIWLFSFIFIGLLFAFGHLYEMETFLTIFKICLIHILHSIYFMIYRYVAKQDKKMEAHRFRGSLQSNTNVSTTRKLLKTFSIIISSYALCWLPINVTTLLDIFLNISCTSEIYIDVYAIAFNFAALYAVINPLVYGWRNKDIRKSVKKRLFICDKQNPSKEKVTNGQVQKRKNTAQKTATVGLKVITK is encoded by the coding sequence ATGATCGTCAACAATACGTTTAGACGTTTTAAAATTCAGTACATCAAAGCTCATACGAAAGGCAGTCTCAGTGACATGATGGAAAGTAACGAAACAGGATCGTTTTTGTGCAATTATTCTTTATCAGGAATATACTACCAAATATTAGGAGCAGATGAATACCACGTTAACAAAGTTCTGTTTCAAATAACTTGTGTTATCGCAGTATTATTAAATGTGTTTGTGATTCTACAGTTTATTGTTGAAAAGGAACTACGTAAGCGAAGTCATATATTTACTTGTTCTTTGGCACTCTCAGATGGACTGTTTGCTGTTTTCTTCCTCATTTCAGTTAAAATTAAAAACGCTTCAACTACATCCAGTATAATAGTTGCAACTGTTGGAATATCAGCTTCGCTTGTGTCCCTGTTCACATTGCTAGCTATAGCAGTTGAAAGACTCTTGGTTATCGTTTTGTTTCCATTTAATCCAAATGTGAATTCTGCtcgaaaaatattttttattttagcatTAATATGGTTATTTTCGTTTATATTCATTGGTTTATTGTTTGCATTTGGACACTTATATGAAATGGAGACTTTCCTAACTATATTCAAAATCTGTCTGATTCACATTCTTCATTCCATCTACTTTATGATATATAGATATGTTGCTAAACAAGATAAGAAAATGGAGGCGCATAGATTCAGAGGATCCCTGCAATCAAATACAAATGTCAGTACAACTCGGAAACTtctaaaaacattttcaataatcATATCGTCATACGCACTATGTTGGTTGCCAATAAACGTAACTACACTTTTAGACATATTTCTTAACATTAGTTGCACGTCAGAAATCTATATTGACGTTTACGCTATTGCTTTTAACTTCGCAGCATTATATGCCGTGATTAACCCATTAGTATACGGATGGAGAAATAAAGATATTAGAAAAAGCGTAAAGAAACGGTTATTTATTTGCGACAAACAGAATCCGTCTAAAGAAAAGGTTACTAATGGGCAGgtacagaaaagaaaaaatactGCTCAGAAAACggcaacagtaggcctaaaggtTATTACCAAGTAG
- the LOC140039619 gene encoding xylulose kinase-like, producing MFGGGDELFLGFDFSTQQIKVVAVNSSLKVVHESTVNFDRDLPEFRTEGGVHIHDDQLTVTSPTIMWVKALDLLLTRMKDSGFNFSAVVALSGAGQQHGSVFWKDGAAKVLDNLQSDTLLHVQLKNYFSIPDSPIWMDSSTTEQCENLEKIIGGPQKLADITGSRAYERFTGNQIAKIFQSRPADYQRTEHISLVSSFAASLFHGAYVPIDISDGSGMNMMDIHNHQWCQQALDACAPNLCDKLGPLVPSYHKAGSISSYFVDRYGFSPECAVIAFTGDNPASLAGMCLQKGDVAVSLGTSDTLFLWLETPQPALEGHVFANPVDASAYMALLCFKNGSLTRERVRNSVADGSWETFSHLLEATNPGNDGNIGIYFNVQEITPSAVGTYRWNSDGKAVPSFPPGTEVRAVVESQFLAKRLHAENLGYNIGCNSRVIATGGASSNTPILQVLSDTFNAPVYTLDTTNSACLGSAYRAKHGREGGDKVAFTKVVKCAPAYQLAVSPRLEAHNIYSKMLERYKEYEQKIV from the exons ATGTTTGGAGGAGGGGATGAATTATTTTTAGGTTTTGATTTCAGCACGCAGCAG ATTAAAGTTGTTGCTGTTAATTCAAGTCTAAAGGTTGTTCATGAATCCACTGTGAACTTTGACAGAGACTTGCCAGAATTCAG AACTGAAGGTGGTGTGCATATCCATGATGATCAGTTGACCGTCACTTCACCCACAATTATGTGGGTCAAGGCCTTAGACCTTTTGCTGACCAGAATGAAAGATTCCGGTTTTAACTTTTCTGCTGTGGTCGCGTTATCCGGAGCTGGTCAGCAACATGGTAGTGTCTTTTGGAAAGATGGAGCTGCAAAAGTCTTGGATAATCTGCAATCAGATACTCTATTGCATGTCCAGTTAAAG aattattttagTATACCTGATTCACCAATTTGGATGGATTCTAGCACCACTGAACAGTGTGAGAACTTGGAAAAGATAATAGGAGGGCCTCAAAAACTGGCAGACATCACAGGATCAAGGGCATATGAG AGATTTACAGGTAACCAAATTGCAAAGATCTTTCAATCACGACCTGCTGATTATCAACGAACAGag caTATTTCTCTTGTAAGTAGCTTTGCTGCTTCTCTCTTCCATGGAGCCTATGTACCAATTGATATCAGTGATG GGTCTGGAATGAACATGATGGATATACACAATCACCAATGGTGTCAACAAGCATTAGATGCCTGTGCCCCAAACCTGTGTGATAAGCTAGGACCACTTGTTCCATCATATCACAAAGCA GGATCGATATCTTCATATTTTGTAGATCGTTACGGGTTTTCTCCTGAATGTGCTGTGATAGCATTTACTGGGGACAATCCAG CATCACTGGCTGGAATGTGTCTACAAAAAGGAGACGTTGCA gTTAGTCTAGGTACAAGTGACACACTTTTTCTCTGGTTGGAAACACCTCAACCAGCTCTTGAGGGTCATGTTTTTGCTAATCCAGTAGACGCATCAGCTTACATGGCATTACTCTG ttttaaaaatggATCATTAACCAGAGAAAGGGTTCGCAATTCAGTTGCTGATGGATCATGGGAAACGTTTAGTCATCTACTTGAAGCAACAAATCCTGGCAATGATGGAAATATTG GTATCTACTTTAATGTTCAAGAAATTACTCCATCTGCAGTTGGGACATACCGGTGGAATAGTGATGGGAAAGCGGTGCCATCATTCCCTCCTGGTACTGAAGTGAGAGCTGTAGTTGAAAGTCAATTCCTAGCAAAAAGATTACATGCTGAAAACTTAGGGTACAATATTG gATGTAATTCAAGAGTGATAGCAACTGGTGGAGCTTCTAGCAACACACCCATCCTACAAGTTCTTTCTGATACCTTCAATGCTCCTGTTTATACTCTTGATACCACTAACTCAGCTTGCCTTGGTTCTGCTTATAGAGCAAAACATG GCCGTGAAGGAGGGGACAAAGTAGCATTCACTAAAGTTGTTAAGTGTGCCCCGGCTTATCAACTAGCAGTCTCACCAAGACTTGAGGCACACAAT ATTTATAGCAAAATGCTTGAAAGATATAAAGAATATGAACAGAAGATTGTGTAG